From Sinorhizobium sp. RAC02, a single genomic window includes:
- a CDS encoding Na+/H+ antiporter, whose amino-acid sequence MDPTHLFELVIGMFVAIIALHYAAHRLGLPPSVALLAGGALLAFMPGLPAIEVDPELVLVIFLPPLLMDGAWFIALGPLRRHMIGIASLAIGAVFFTCAVVAVVTHLLFPSLPWAACAALGAIVSPPDAVSARAVLQRVKLPRRLQILLEGESLFNDASGLVLFRFAIAAGVTGIFSTVDAMGSFFVLAVGGALVGIAIGMAWVLLVRRLGDEYLIIAATALLSWVSYLLGEFIHVSGVIATVTTGLIAGWHQHTAFSAATRMRGTSFWTVLVFLMEAAVFILIGLSLRGVVERGGGFGVVIADLGWPILVILVALTLARFAWVFGSDLVIRLCNALGIKRYTPVGAGGATVLSWAGVRGVVTLALALSVPENFPGRDFILVTSFAVILGTVLLQGTTLGRVIAWARLSEPESEKARLTMSQAEAAMAQAQFVIVQSRAYDSEGKLIHPQLLDKYQRRAVSIVDYAERTQHYTPMLHAHFDLVLEAVATGRRELIRLHRAGEIDDETLHELERDLDLEELSAISAKG is encoded by the coding sequence ATGGATCCAACACATTTGTTCGAGCTCGTGATCGGCATGTTCGTGGCGATCATCGCGCTGCATTACGCAGCCCACCGGCTCGGGCTGCCGCCATCCGTGGCGCTGCTTGCGGGAGGCGCGCTGCTTGCCTTCATGCCGGGTCTGCCCGCCATTGAAGTCGATCCGGAGCTGGTGCTCGTCATCTTCCTGCCGCCGCTGCTGATGGACGGGGCCTGGTTCATTGCGCTCGGCCCCTTGCGCCGCCATATGATCGGCATCGCTTCGCTTGCCATTGGTGCGGTGTTTTTCACCTGCGCCGTCGTGGCTGTCGTCACGCATCTGCTGTTCCCGTCACTCCCCTGGGCGGCCTGCGCGGCATTGGGAGCGATCGTCTCGCCGCCCGATGCGGTGTCCGCCCGCGCCGTGCTGCAACGGGTAAAGCTGCCGCGTCGCCTGCAGATCCTGCTCGAGGGAGAAAGCCTATTCAATGATGCGAGTGGCCTGGTCCTCTTCCGCTTCGCCATTGCCGCCGGCGTCACCGGCATCTTCAGCACGGTCGATGCCATGGGCAGCTTTTTCGTTCTAGCGGTCGGCGGCGCACTCGTCGGCATCGCCATCGGCATGGCATGGGTTCTGCTGGTGCGCCGGCTTGGCGACGAATATCTGATCATCGCCGCCACGGCCCTGCTTTCCTGGGTGTCCTACCTGCTCGGCGAATTCATCCACGTTTCGGGCGTCATTGCCACCGTGACCACCGGCCTGATCGCCGGATGGCATCAGCACACCGCCTTTTCGGCCGCAACGCGCATGCGCGGCACCTCCTTCTGGACCGTACTCGTCTTCCTGATGGAGGCGGCGGTCTTCATCCTGATCGGCCTGTCGCTGCGCGGCGTCGTCGAACGCGGCGGCGGCTTTGGCGTGGTGATCGCCGATCTCGGATGGCCGATCCTGGTGATCCTGGTGGCCCTCACCCTCGCCCGCTTCGCCTGGGTGTTCGGGTCGGACCTCGTCATCAGGCTCTGCAATGCTCTGGGGATCAAGCGATACACGCCAGTCGGCGCCGGTGGCGCGACAGTGCTCAGTTGGGCCGGTGTTCGCGGCGTGGTCACGCTCGCGCTGGCGCTGAGCGTGCCGGAAAACTTTCCCGGCCGTGACTTCATTCTAGTGACGTCGTTCGCCGTCATTCTCGGCACCGTGCTGCTGCAAGGCACGACGCTGGGACGTGTGATCGCCTGGGCGCGGCTGAGTGAACCGGAGTCGGAAAAGGCCCGGCTCACCATGAGCCAGGCCGAAGCCGCCATGGCGCAGGCGCAATTCGTCATCGTGCAAAGCCGGGCTTACGACAGCGAAGGCAAGCTCATCCATCCGCAATTGCTGGACAAGTATCAGCGCAGGGCCGTGTCGATCGTCGATTATGCTGAGCGCACACAGCACTACACACCCATGCTGCACGCCCATTTCGACCTCGTTCTCGAAGCGGTCGCGACGGGGCGTCGCGAACTCATCCGGCTCCACCGCGCTGGCGAGATCGACGACGAGACGTTGCACGAACTGGAACGGGACCTCGACCTCGAAGAGCTGAGCGCTATTTCTGCCAAGGGGTGA
- the dhaL gene encoding dihydroxyacetone kinase subunit DhaL gives MSENAAQALARMFERMSQVIETEKDRLSELDGAIGDGDHGITMSIGFKAVNAALAKLDLGTASLSEVMSTAATGFLDAVGASTGPLYSTGFRRAAQVLAERSELDLVACRDMLVAISEGIRDRGKAQRGDKTMLDVWLPAAEAATTAVAEGRSKQEFWAAVTAAADNGAAATATMVAAKGRAARLRERSLGHLDPGAVSAKALVRAISETV, from the coding sequence ATGTCGGAAAATGCGGCACAGGCTCTCGCCAGGATGTTCGAGAGAATGTCCCAGGTGATCGAGACGGAAAAGGATCGCCTGTCCGAACTCGACGGCGCGATCGGCGATGGTGATCACGGCATCACCATGTCGATCGGCTTCAAGGCCGTGAACGCGGCGCTTGCGAAGCTGGACCTCGGCACAGCGAGCCTTTCAGAGGTGATGTCGACGGCGGCAACCGGCTTCCTTGACGCGGTCGGAGCATCGACGGGACCCCTCTATTCGACGGGCTTTCGCCGCGCCGCCCAGGTCCTTGCCGAGCGCTCCGAACTCGACCTCGTCGCCTGCCGGGATATGCTGGTCGCGATTTCCGAGGGCATTCGCGACCGCGGCAAGGCGCAGCGCGGCGACAAGACGATGCTCGACGTCTGGCTGCCCGCCGCAGAAGCCGCCACCACGGCGGTTGCCGAAGGCCGGTCGAAACAAGAATTCTGGGCCGCCGTTACGGCCGCAGCCGACAACGGAGCGGCCGCGACTGCCACGATGGTTGCCGCCAAGGGCCGCGCCGCCCGCCTGCGGGAACGCTCCCTCGGCCACCTCGACCCCGGCGCCGTCTCTGCAAAAGCGCTCGTGAGGGCAATCTCGGAGACAGTCTAG
- a CDS encoding bifunctional sugar-binding transcriptional regulator/dihydroxyacetone kinase subunit DhaK encodes MAIKTSSPRKGGIGRANGPEGVDSIPLRYGDDPYVWACWLYYEDGMTQGEIAEAMGVSRATVNSYLADAREKGIVNISIEPARLASLTIAQELKRHFGLSDCLVVPNDDNTRPLIGRLGAAGAQALAKMIKSGDTLAVAWGRTILSVGEHLEVGALQDVTVVQATGGTTASFAYTPELTTAAVARAISARCVNITAPAVVASAEMQRMLLAEPLIREQFDTLARANRIVFGISSLRPNSTIHTSGFFESVPLQHYLAKGAAGVLAGRFIDERGRPVGGPLDDRTIGMSLEMLRGIGTRVAVAGGFDKVPALLAALRGGYVNVLVTDAATGAGILRADGVTSLDSKLSQRQKSAPIANAYRTHVKKFLNNPNDVVEEMLDGLIAAHKLYLQPVTGSRRALVARNGPRPGKVGLVIGGGTGHEPCFVGYVGKGLADAVAVGNIFSSPPPDPIAKCAVAASGGAGVLFVYGNYAGDVMNFEMAAELVEEQGIPVRTVLTTDDIVSSPIEDKEGRRGVAGNFFVFKVAGAACDRGLTLDECEAITRKANDRTFTVGVALESCSMPQTRRHNFEIGPDDMELGMGIHGEPGVSRERLRTADEIVDTIMDNIFKEMKAEPGDRVAVLVNSFGATPLMELYILFRRVEQRLTAKNITIEANWVGHYCTSLDMAGASISILHLDRQLTDLLHYPCQSAILTINAPEPDEAARS; translated from the coding sequence ATGGCAATCAAGACTTCCTCGCCGCGCAAAGGCGGCATCGGCCGGGCGAACGGGCCGGAAGGCGTGGATTCGATACCGCTGCGCTATGGCGACGACCCCTATGTCTGGGCCTGCTGGCTCTACTACGAAGACGGCATGACGCAGGGCGAGATCGCCGAGGCGATGGGTGTGTCGCGCGCCACCGTCAACAGCTACCTCGCCGACGCTCGCGAAAAAGGCATCGTCAACATCTCCATCGAGCCCGCGCGGCTTGCATCGCTCACCATCGCGCAGGAACTGAAGCGCCATTTCGGCCTGTCGGATTGCCTGGTCGTACCCAATGACGACAACACGCGGCCACTGATCGGCCGGCTGGGTGCGGCGGGCGCGCAGGCGCTTGCCAAGATGATCAAGTCCGGCGACACGCTCGCCGTCGCCTGGGGCCGCACGATCCTCTCGGTCGGCGAGCATCTGGAAGTGGGAGCCTTGCAGGACGTGACGGTCGTGCAGGCAACCGGCGGCACCACGGCAAGCTTCGCCTATACGCCGGAACTCACCACCGCCGCCGTCGCGCGGGCGATCTCGGCGCGCTGCGTCAACATCACGGCACCCGCCGTCGTCGCGTCTGCCGAAATGCAGCGCATGTTGCTTGCCGAGCCGCTGATCCGCGAGCAGTTCGACACGCTCGCGCGGGCCAACCGCATTGTCTTCGGCATATCGTCGCTCCGGCCAAACTCGACGATCCACACCAGCGGATTCTTCGAATCCGTGCCGCTGCAGCACTATCTCGCCAAGGGCGCGGCGGGTGTGCTGGCCGGACGTTTCATCGATGAGCGCGGCCGCCCGGTCGGTGGCCCCCTCGATGATCGCACGATCGGCATGTCGCTGGAGATGCTGCGCGGCATCGGCACCCGCGTCGCCGTCGCCGGCGGTTTCGACAAGGTGCCGGCACTGCTGGCGGCCCTGCGCGGCGGCTATGTCAACGTGCTGGTGACGGATGCGGCGACGGGCGCCGGCATCCTGCGCGCCGATGGTGTGACAAGCCTCGACAGCAAGCTTTCGCAACGGCAGAAAAGCGCGCCCATCGCCAATGCCTACCGCACGCATGTCAAGAAATTCCTCAACAATCCCAACGACGTGGTCGAGGAAATGCTCGACGGCCTGATTGCCGCGCACAAGCTCTATCTGCAACCCGTGACCGGATCGCGCCGCGCGCTCGTCGCACGCAACGGCCCCCGCCCCGGCAAGGTCGGCCTCGTCATCGGCGGCGGCACGGGACACGAGCCCTGTTTTGTCGGCTATGTCGGTAAGGGGCTCGCCGATGCCGTGGCCGTCGGCAACATCTTTTCCTCGCCTCCGCCCGACCCGATCGCCAAGTGTGCCGTCGCAGCCTCCGGTGGCGCCGGGGTGCTCTTCGTCTACGGCAACTATGCCGGCGACGTGATGAACTTCGAGATGGCAGCCGAACTGGTCGAGGAACAGGGCATTCCCGTCCGCACCGTCCTCACCACCGACGATATCGTTTCTTCGCCGATCGAAGACAAGGAAGGCCGGCGCGGCGTCGCCGGTAATTTCTTCGTCTTCAAGGTCGCGGGCGCCGCCTGTGATCGCGGCCTGACGCTCGACGAATGCGAGGCGATCACCCGCAAGGCCAACGACCGCACCTTCACGGTCGGCGTCGCGCTCGAATCCTGCTCCATGCCGCAGACACGGCGGCACAATTTCGAAATCGGCCCGGATGACATGGAACTCGGCATGGGCATCCACGGCGAGCCCGGCGTGTCGCGCGAGCGCCTGCGCACCGCCGACGAGATCGTCGATACGATCATGGACAACATCTTCAAGGAGATGAAGGCCGAGCCCGGCGACCGCGTGGCGGTGCTGGTCAATTCCTTCGGCGCAACGCCGCTAATGGAGCTCTACATCCTGTTCCGGCGCGTGGAGCAGCGGCTTACCGCCAAGAACATCACAATCGAGGCCAACTGGGTGGGGCACTACTGCACGTCGCTGGATATGGCAGGCGCCTCCATCTCGATCCTGCATCTCGACCGCCAACTGACCGATCTGCTGCACTATCCATGCCAGTCGGCGATCCTGACCATCAACGCACCTGAACCGGACGAGGCGGCTCGGAGCTGA
- the dhaL gene encoding dihydroxyacetone kinase subunit DhaL codes for MQTFDNASSGAIVLSMAERIVENRAYLSEIDGKIGDGDHGVNMAKGFAMAAERLKGKNAPLAESLDTLGTVLMTEIGGSMGPLYGVMFTEFAETIEGVEKIDAAAYSKMLHAGLAGIQSIGSAKVGDKTLIDTLVPAVEAFDKATAEGKSFGDALEALVAAAEAGRDSTIDLVAKIGRASRLGERSLGVLDAGATSCAIILKELSDGARARLT; via the coding sequence ATGCAGACTTTCGACAACGCATCCTCCGGCGCCATCGTTCTGTCGATGGCAGAGCGGATCGTCGAGAACCGCGCCTATCTCAGCGAGATCGACGGCAAGATCGGCGATGGCGATCACGGCGTGAACATGGCCAAGGGTTTTGCCATGGCGGCGGAACGGCTAAAGGGTAAAAACGCCCCGCTCGCCGAATCCCTCGATACGCTCGGCACCGTGCTGATGACGGAGATCGGCGGCTCGATGGGCCCGCTCTACGGCGTGATGTTCACCGAATTTGCCGAGACGATCGAGGGTGTCGAAAAGATCGACGCCGCGGCCTACAGCAAGATGCTGCATGCGGGCCTGGCCGGCATCCAGTCGATCGGCTCCGCCAAGGTCGGCGACAAGACGCTGATCGACACGCTCGTTCCGGCCGTCGAGGCGTTCGACAAGGCCACGGCCGAAGGCAAATCGTTCGGCGACGCGCTGGAAGCCCTGGTTGCCGCCGCCGAAGCCGGCCGCGACTCGACGATCGATCTGGTCGCAAAAATCGGCCGCGCCAGCCGCCTCGGCGAACGGTCGCTCGGCGTGCTGGATGCTGGAGCAACCTCCTGCGCCATCATTCTCAAGGAATTGTCCGACGGCGCGCGCGCGCGGCTGACCTGA
- a CDS encoding dihydroxyacetone kinase subunit DhaK, which produces MQRFINDPDLVVEDTVKGFVKAHSDIVRVAENPRVIVAKDAPFAGKVGVVTGGGSGHEPAFIGYTGKNMLDAVAVGELFSSPTAKSFYDAIREANGGKGVVVLYGNYAGDNMNVKMAMKLAAKAGIDVATVVANDDVCSAPPEEREKRRGVAGEIFMWKMGGAKAATGASLEEVRATAQKAIDNCRSIGVGLGPCTLPAVGHPNFQIEPGTMEVGIGHHGEPGVRVEALKTADEVAKDMVKIVLDDHNLPQGTEVAVLVSGLGATPLNELYILNDTIESEISARGLKIVKTWIGNYFTSLEMVGATLTVMALDEDLKPLLDVETRCTIIL; this is translated from the coding sequence ATGCAGCGTTTCATCAACGATCCGGACCTGGTGGTCGAGGATACCGTCAAGGGGTTCGTGAAGGCGCATTCGGACATCGTGCGCGTCGCGGAAAACCCGCGCGTCATCGTCGCCAAGGATGCCCCCTTTGCCGGCAAGGTCGGCGTGGTGACCGGCGGCGGCTCCGGACACGAGCCGGCCTTCATCGGCTATACGGGCAAGAACATGCTCGATGCGGTCGCCGTCGGTGAACTCTTCTCTTCGCCGACAGCCAAGAGCTTCTACGATGCCATCCGCGAAGCCAACGGCGGCAAGGGCGTCGTTGTGCTCTACGGCAACTATGCCGGCGACAACATGAACGTGAAGATGGCGATGAAGCTCGCCGCCAAGGCCGGCATCGACGTGGCAACTGTTGTCGCCAACGACGACGTCTGCTCCGCCCCGCCCGAAGAGCGCGAGAAACGCCGTGGCGTTGCCGGTGAAATCTTCATGTGGAAGATGGGCGGCGCGAAGGCCGCGACCGGCGCCAGCCTCGAGGAGGTGCGCGCCACCGCCCAGAAGGCAATCGACAACTGCCGCTCGATCGGCGTCGGCCTCGGCCCCTGCACGCTGCCGGCCGTCGGCCATCCGAACTTCCAGATCGAGCCCGGCACGATGGAAGTCGGCATCGGCCACCATGGCGAACCGGGCGTTCGTGTCGAAGCACTGAAGACGGCAGACGAGGTCGCCAAGGACATGGTGAAGATCGTGCTCGACGATCATAACCTGCCGCAGGGCACCGAAGTCGCCGTGCTTGTCTCGGGCCTCGGCGCCACGCCGCTCAACGAACTCTACATCCTCAACGACACGATCGAGAGCGAGATTTCGGCCCGCGGCCTGAAGATCGTCAAGACCTGGATCGGCAACTACTTCACCTCGCTGGAAATGGTCGGCGCGACGCTCACCGTCATGGCGCTCGACGAAGACCTCAAGCCGCTGCTCGATGTCGAGACGCGGTGCACGATCATCCTGTAA
- a CDS encoding SDR family oxidoreductase: protein MTDTPPHIDLNFPLDGKVALVTGGASGIGAAIAAAFASKGAKIAVLDINADIAKAKADELGGSARPFVCDVADAASVQKAVDDVVAAFGGIDIAVNSAGIVALAPAEDLTLIQWDRTIDINLKGSFLITQAVGRKMIAAGKGGKIVNLASQAGSVAIEEHVAYCASKFGVIGMSKTFAAEWGKHGITVNTISPTIVLTELGKAAWAGEKGENAKKRIPTGRFAFPEEIAAAAVFLASPGADMINGADLLIDGGYTIL, encoded by the coding sequence ATGACCGATACCCCTCCGCATATCGACCTCAACTTCCCGCTCGACGGCAAGGTCGCGCTCGTCACCGGCGGCGCTTCCGGCATCGGCGCGGCCATCGCCGCTGCCTTTGCATCGAAGGGTGCGAAGATCGCCGTGCTCGACATCAATGCCGACATCGCCAAGGCGAAGGCGGATGAACTCGGTGGCTCGGCAAGGCCTTTCGTTTGCGACGTGGCGGATGCCGCGTCCGTGCAGAAAGCGGTCGATGACGTGGTCGCCGCCTTCGGCGGTATCGACATTGCGGTCAACAGCGCCGGCATCGTAGCACTTGCGCCGGCTGAAGACCTTACACTCATCCAGTGGGACAGGACGATCGACATCAACCTGAAGGGCAGCTTCCTCATCACGCAGGCTGTCGGCCGCAAGATGATTGCCGCCGGAAAAGGCGGCAAGATCGTCAATCTAGCCTCGCAGGCCGGTTCCGTCGCGATCGAAGAGCATGTCGCCTATTGCGCGTCCAAGTTCGGTGTCATCGGCATGTCCAAGACCTTTGCCGCCGAATGGGGCAAACACGGCATCACGGTCAACACCATTTCCCCCACCATCGTGCTGACGGAGCTCGGCAAGGCGGCCTGGGCCGGCGAAAAGGGTGAAAACGCCAAGAAGCGCATCCCGACCGGCCGTTTCGCCTTCCCGGAAGAGATCGCCGCCGCCGCGGTGTTCCTGGCCTCGCCGGGTGCCGACATGATCAACGGCGCCGATCTTCTGATCGACGGTGGTTACACCATTCTTTGA
- a CDS encoding substrate-binding domain-containing protein: MKKLMIALASATVLLASSAMAQEKLKIGAAPYGLNAEFMQIWSAALEEHPAVKNGEVELTVFDGRYDALVQQEQFNTMITQKFNAIIFVPIDIEAGATAVQAAHDAGIPVVGSNTRVNSDLLTAYVGSDDTISGYMEAKTVLDKIGCKGNVVIIEGPIGQSAQISRLEGNKKALAECPDVKVLEQQTANWSRAEAQTLMENWLTSHSGQINGVIGQNDEMALGAIEAIKAAGLKPEDFAIAGIDGITDALSAVKEGTMTSILQDARAQAQGALDLAILHAKKGDYKPQSDIWAQYPDMAFNDGKDKEYNVPWTPVTTENVDKLLELRK, encoded by the coding sequence ATGAAGAAACTGATGATCGCCCTTGCCTCTGCGACGGTGCTGCTCGCCTCGTCCGCCATGGCCCAGGAAAAGCTGAAGATCGGCGCGGCCCCCTATGGTCTGAATGCGGAATTCATGCAGATCTGGTCCGCCGCCCTCGAAGAACATCCGGCCGTGAAGAACGGCGAAGTCGAACTGACGGTCTTCGACGGCCGCTACGACGCGCTGGTCCAGCAGGAACAGTTCAACACGATGATCACCCAAAAATTCAACGCGATCATATTCGTGCCGATCGACATCGAAGCCGGCGCCACCGCCGTGCAGGCCGCCCATGACGCCGGCATTCCGGTCGTCGGCTCCAACACCCGCGTAAACTCCGACCTGCTCACCGCCTATGTCGGCTCCGACGATACGATCTCCGGCTACATGGAAGCCAAGACCGTGCTCGACAAGATCGGCTGCAAGGGCAACGTCGTCATCATCGAAGGCCCGATCGGCCAGTCGGCGCAGATCTCCCGCCTTGAAGGCAACAAGAAGGCGCTTGCCGAGTGCCCGGACGTCAAGGTTCTGGAACAGCAGACGGCCAACTGGTCGCGTGCCGAAGCCCAGACGCTGATGGAAAACTGGTTGACCTCGCATTCCGGCCAGATCAACGGCGTCATCGGCCAGAACGACGAGATGGCGCTCGGCGCGATCGAGGCGATCAAGGCCGCCGGCCTCAAGCCTGAAGACTTCGCCATCGCCGGTATCGATGGCATCACGGACGCACTCAGCGCCGTCAAGGAAGGCACGATGACCTCGATCCTGCAGGACGCCCGTGCCCAGGCGCAGGGTGCCCTCGACCTCGCGATCCTCCATGCTAAAAAGGGTGACTACAAGCCGCAGTCGGACATCTGGGCGCAGTATCCCGACATGGCGTTCAACGACGGCAAGGACAAGGAATACAATGTTCCGTGGACGCCGGTCACGACCGAAAATGTCGATAAGCTCCTGGAACTGCGCAAGTAA
- a CDS encoding sugar ABC transporter permease, with amino-acid sequence MSSLENKTSSTWLNADRRRLILQEYGIFLAFLLLVAVLALSNEFFLTPGNISNVLLQTSINGVLAIGMTFVILTRGIDLSVGSVVALAGMVSASFVTSSATAGIAGAPYPMVVALAVGILVGVCCGALVGFIVSRFSVPAFVATLGMLSAARGATLIYGGGRPVPALTPEFRWIGTGNILGIPMPVILLAVVFLVSWWVLTRTRFGRYIYAVGGNPHAAKTSGLNVTRIRFLVYVISGALSGLAGMILSARTGSALPQAGIAYELDAIAAVVIGGTSLSGGVGRVTGTLIGALIIGVMNNGLDLMGIQSYYQQVLKGALIVGAVMLDQKRNQGA; translated from the coding sequence GTGTCCAGCTTAGAGAACAAGACCTCCAGCACCTGGCTGAACGCCGATCGCCGCCGGCTGATCCTGCAGGAATATGGCATCTTTCTCGCCTTCCTGCTGCTGGTCGCCGTTCTTGCCCTGTCGAACGAGTTCTTCCTGACGCCGGGCAACATCTCCAACGTGCTGCTCCAGACGTCGATCAACGGCGTTCTCGCGATCGGCATGACCTTCGTCATCCTGACCCGCGGCATCGACCTTTCGGTCGGCTCGGTCGTGGCGCTCGCCGGCATGGTCAGCGCCAGCTTCGTCACCAGCTCGGCCACGGCCGGCATTGCCGGCGCGCCCTACCCGATGGTCGTGGCGCTTGCGGTCGGCATCCTCGTCGGCGTCTGCTGCGGTGCGCTGGTCGGCTTCATCGTCTCGCGCTTCTCCGTGCCAGCCTTTGTCGCGACGCTCGGCATGTTGTCGGCGGCGCGCGGCGCGACACTCATCTATGGCGGCGGGCGGCCGGTCCCGGCGCTGACACCGGAATTCCGCTGGATCGGCACCGGTAACATCCTCGGCATTCCGATGCCGGTCATCCTGCTCGCTGTCGTCTTCCTGGTCTCCTGGTGGGTGCTGACCCGCACGCGCTTCGGCCGCTACATCTACGCCGTCGGCGGCAACCCGCATGCCGCCAAGACCTCCGGCCTCAACGTCACGCGCATCCGCTTCCTCGTTTATGTGATCTCGGGCGCACTCTCCGGCCTCGCCGGCATGATCCTCTCGGCGCGAACGGGCTCCGCCCTGCCACAGGCCGGCATCGCCTACGAACTCGACGCCATCGCAGCGGTCGTGATCGGTGGCACCAGCCTGTCGGGCGGCGTCGGCCGGGTAACCGGCACCCTCATCGGCGCCCTCATCATCGGCGTCATGAACAACGGCCTCGATCTGATGGGGATCCAATCCTACTACCAGCAGGTCCTCAAGGGCGCGCTCATCGTCGGCGCCGTGATGCTCGACCAGAAACGCAATCAGGGCGCCTGA
- a CDS encoding sugar ABC transporter ATP-binding protein, with protein sequence MQPLLKVEELKKSFGGVAALRDGRFALEVGSVHALCGGNGAGKSTFLSILMGIHKRDGGTILHRGRPVEFNSPAEALASGIAIIEQELSPVPHMTVAENIYLGREPSARFGGIDFKTMNRNAQALLDRLEFNISATQYMMNLSVAQMQLVEIAKALSHDADVIFMDEPTSAIGEKEAQHLFQAIKRLKADGKGIVYVSHRLSEIFQIADSYTVFRDGGFVGDGKLADIDRPGLIRMIVGRELGEEYIKTNTPTAIAGLEVTGLSAPGKIEDISFTAHKGEIFGIYGLMGSGRTEIFNCLFGMDRASAGDIRLDGQPVAIRQPSDAMAEGMAFVTEDRKLTGLNLTDSVRNNICLASLPEMSPAFVMQRRREQSSAADMITRFGIKAARDTMPVSGLSGGNQQKVVLGKWFLREPRVLLLDEPTRGVDVGAKREIYRIICDFAAEGGTVVMISSEIDEILGMSDRILVMRQGRSAGVYSRKDADAQSLVHLST encoded by the coding sequence ATGCAGCCACTGTTGAAAGTGGAAGAACTGAAAAAGTCCTTCGGCGGCGTCGCAGCCCTTCGCGACGGCCGTTTTGCGCTGGAAGTCGGCTCGGTGCATGCACTTTGCGGCGGCAATGGCGCCGGCAAGTCCACGTTCCTCTCGATCCTCATGGGCATCCACAAACGCGACGGCGGCACGATCCTGCATCGCGGCAGGCCGGTCGAATTCAACAGCCCGGCCGAAGCCCTCGCCTCCGGTATCGCCATCATCGAGCAGGAACTGAGCCCGGTCCCGCACATGACGGTGGCGGAGAACATCTATCTCGGCCGCGAACCCTCAGCCCGCTTCGGCGGCATCGACTTCAAGACGATGAACCGCAACGCGCAGGCGCTGCTCGATCGTCTCGAGTTCAACATTTCCGCGACCCAATACATGATGAACCTCTCGGTCGCGCAGATGCAGCTCGTCGAGATCGCCAAGGCGCTGAGCCATGATGCGGACGTTATCTTCATGGATGAGCCGACCTCGGCGATCGGCGAGAAGGAGGCCCAGCACCTTTTCCAGGCGATCAAACGCCTGAAGGCAGATGGCAAGGGCATCGTCTACGTCTCGCACAGGCTGTCGGAAATCTTCCAGATCGCCGACAGCTACACGGTGTTCCGCGATGGCGGCTTCGTCGGCGACGGCAAGCTTGCCGATATCGACCGGCCCGGCCTCATCCGCATGATCGTCGGGCGCGAGCTTGGCGAGGAATACATCAAGACGAACACGCCGACGGCGATTGCGGGGCTCGAAGTCACCGGCCTATCCGCGCCCGGCAAGATCGAGGACATCTCCTTCACCGCCCACAAGGGCGAGATCTTCGGCATCTACGGCCTGATGGGCTCCGGCCGCACGGAAATCTTCAACTGCCTGTTCGGCATGGATCGCGCGTCTGCCGGCGACATCCGCCTCGACGGCCAGCCGGTCGCCATCCGCCAGCCATCCGACGCGATGGCCGAGGGCATGGCCTTCGTGACGGAAGATCGCAAGCTCACCGGCCTCAACCTGACGGACAGCGTTCGCAACAACATCTGCCTGGCCAGCCTGCCGGAGATGAGCCCGGCCTTCGTCATGCAGCGCCGGCGCGAACAGTCCTCCGCCGCGGACATGATCACGCGCTTCGGCATCAAGGCCGCACGCGACACGATGCCGGTCTCCGGCCTTTCCGGCGGCAACCAGCAGAAGGTCGTGCTGGGCAAATGGTTTTTGCGCGAACCCCGCGTCCTGCTGCTCGACGAGCCGACGCGCGGCGTCGATGTCGGCGCCAAGCGCGAGATTTACCGCATCATCTGCGACTTCGCCGCCGAAGGCGGCACGGTCGTGATGATCTCCTCCGAAATCGACGAAATCCTGGGCATGTCCGACCGCATCCTCGTCATGCGACAGGGCCGCTCCGCCGGTGTCTACAGCCGGAAGGACGCCGACGCCCAGTCGCTTGTGCACCTGTCGACCTGA